Proteins encoded in a region of the Synergistota bacterium genome:
- a CDS encoding phosphatidylserine decarboxylase family protein, with protein MFYLAPEGRRLIYFSFAIFVFLSLIHPLFSIPFLVIFFFLVYFFRDPEREIPQDNNLILSPADGRVLEVVESYDNRFLKSEAKKVSIFMSLLNVHVNRSPIDGKVVYRDYVRGFKKMAFGSKSSKLNERSYLGIEGKIKVLLVQVAGFVARRIVTYPKEGDFLRKGDRIGIIKFGSRVDLYLPTSVELFVKVGDRVKAGETILGVINKDENEERKVAELSNER; from the coding sequence ATGTTTTATTTAGCGCCTGAGGGAAGGAGGCTAATCTATTTTAGCTTTGCTATATTTGTTTTTTTATCCCTTATTCACCCTTTGTTTTCTATTCCCTTTTTAGTAATCTTTTTCTTTTTGGTTTATTTCTTTAGGGACCCAGAAAGAGAGATACCTCAGGATAACAATTTAATTCTTTCTCCTGCCGATGGAAGGGTATTGGAGGTAGTAGAATCCTATGATAATAGATTTTTAAAATCTGAGGCAAAGAAGGTAAGCATTTTTATGAGCTTACTTAATGTCCATGTGAATCGTTCTCCTATAGATGGAAAGGTGGTTTATCGTGATTACGTTCGAGGCTTTAAAAAGATGGCCTTTGGTTCTAAATCCTCTAAGCTAAACGAAAGAAGCTATTTAGGAATAGAGGGAAAGATAAAGGTTCTCTTGGTCCAGGTGGCTGGATTCGTAGCTCGCAGAATAGTGACTTATCCTAAAGAAGGAGACTTTCTAAGGAAGGGAGATAGAATAGGTATAATAAAGTTCGGATCCCGGGTGGATCTTTATCTTCCTACTTCTGTTGAGCTTTTCGTTAAAGTGGGAGATAGGGTAAAAGCAGGAGAAACGATATTGGGGGTGATAAATAAAGATGAAAATGAAGAAAGAAAGGTGGCCGAACTTTCTAACGAGCGGTAA
- the pssA gene encoding CDP-diacylglycerol--serine O-phosphatidyltransferase: MKMKKERWPNFLTSGNLMCGVLALILLTQGHVMAASGLILIAIAFDFLDGKIARMLGVSGDFGKEFDSLADIVSFGAAPAILMYVYSLNMYALFGAMVGVIYVICGALRLARFNLMKSRPYFLGLPITAAGGFISSIVISGISFPAESLIAIILAVSYLMVSKIKYGNLKKISKLNQLNMRVFLFLLFGFCSLSVLSLRIAPFVAMTIYVLSGPLGINWGKILAKRGEGDEEGEEGEEA; the protein is encoded by the coding sequence ATGAAAATGAAGAAAGAAAGGTGGCCGAACTTTCTAACGAGCGGTAACTTAATGTGTGGGGTTTTAGCGCTGATATTGCTTACGCAAGGGCATGTTATGGCTGCTAGCGGACTCATACTTATCGCTATAGCTTTCGACTTTCTCGATGGAAAGATAGCGAGGATGTTGGGAGTAAGTGGAGATTTTGGTAAGGAGTTTGACTCTCTTGCGGATATCGTCTCTTTTGGAGCTGCTCCTGCAATATTAATGTATGTTTATTCTCTTAATATGTATGCTCTATTCGGGGCTATGGTAGGGGTGATTTACGTTATCTGTGGGGCTTTAAGGCTTGCGAGATTTAACCTTATGAAATCTAGGCCTTACTTTTTGGGTTTACCTATAACTGCAGCAGGTGGGTTCATATCAAGCATCGTTATCTCGGGCATTTCCTTTCCTGCCGAATCTTTAATTGCCATAATTCTTGCAGTTTCTTATTTAATGGTTAGCAAAATAAAATATGGTAACTTGAAAAAGATATCAAAGTTAAATCAGCTTAATATGAGGGTTTTTCTTTTCCTTCTTTTTGGATTTTGTAGCCTTTCAGTTTTATCCTTACGGATAGCTCCCTTTGTAGCTATGACAATATATGTTTTAAGCGGTCCCTTGGGAATAAACTGGGGTAAGATCTTGGCGAAAAGAGGGGAAGGGGATGAGGAAGGTGAAGAGGGCGAAGAGGCTTGA
- a CDS encoding creatininase family protein yields MRKVKRAKRLEELTWEDVEREEGIVIIPVGSVEQHGRHLPLGTDSMVAIGLAEEASRRTGVPVAPPLWYGWSPHHMVLPGTVTVRPEVLEELLYDIMASLSEHGFKHFIVINGHRVVNVPWIQLAASRVKEDFDVEVYIFDPAYVSKELGIGELGHAEEIETSHMMVLRPELLRKDKIVDSSPKETFLYHFDPASLKDTLCYIPSRKRMEELARESGGVNGRPSKASLEIGMKYHEHLVNRLVELIERIRGVK; encoded by the coding sequence ATGAGGAAGGTGAAGAGGGCGAAGAGGCTTGAGGAGTTAACATGGGAGGATGTTGAAAGAGAAGAGGGAATTGTGATTATACCTGTTGGAAGTGTGGAACAGCACGGAAGGCATCTCCCCTTAGGGACGGATTCTATGGTTGCCATAGGGCTTGCGGAAGAAGCCTCTAGAAGAACAGGCGTTCCTGTGGCTCCTCCCTTATGGTATGGATGGTCTCCTCATCACATGGTTTTACCTGGAACTGTAACAGTGAGGCCAGAGGTGCTTGAGGAGCTTTTATATGACATAATGGCCTCTCTTTCTGAACACGGATTTAAGCATTTTATAGTGATAAATGGACATAGGGTGGTTAATGTCCCTTGGATTCAGCTTGCTGCCTCCAGGGTAAAGGAGGATTTCGATGTTGAGGTTTACATCTTCGATCCTGCTTATGTCTCTAAAGAGTTAGGCATTGGAGAGTTGGGTCATGCGGAGGAAATAGAAACTTCACACATGATGGTATTAAGACCCGAGCTTTTAAGGAAAGACAAGATCGTTGACTCTTCTCCCAAAGAGACCTTTTTATATCACTTTGATCCTGCCTCTTTAAAGGATACTTTGTGTTACATTCCTTCAAGAAAGCGTATGGAAGAGCTTGCAAGAGAATCTGGGGGAGTTAATGGTAGACCTTCAAAGGCCTCATTGGAAATTGGGATGAAGTACCATGAACATCTTGTGAATAGGCTCGTTGAGCTTATAGAGCGTATAAGGGGGGTGAAATGA
- the ilvE gene encoding branched-chain-amino-acid transaminase, whose product MERLVYVNGEFLPAREAKVSVYDKGFLFGDGVFEGIRAYNGRIFRLDEHLVRLYKSAKAILLNIPLSFEEMRAAVIETVKRNNLKDAYIRLIVTRGIGDLGLDITKCKNPTVVIIADEIALFPKEIYEKGIEVITSSIRASYGDIIPPQIKSLNYLSHILAKWEATRAGVAEAILLSREGYVTEGSAENIFIVKDKCLITPPSWVGILEGITREAVLEIAWDIEEVEDIIEDVFTRYDLYVADECFLCGTAAEVVPVVKVDGRIIGDGKPGPITREIMNRFRELVSKEGVEIYL is encoded by the coding sequence ATGGAAAGACTTGTTTATGTTAATGGAGAGTTTTTACCGGCAAGGGAGGCCAAGGTTTCCGTTTACGATAAGGGTTTTCTCTTTGGAGATGGCGTATTCGAAGGAATAAGGGCTTATAATGGTAGGATCTTTAGGCTTGATGAGCATCTAGTTAGGCTTTATAAGTCTGCTAAAGCTATTCTTTTAAACATACCCTTGTCCTTTGAGGAGATGAGGGCTGCTGTTATAGAAACGGTGAAAAGAAATAATCTAAAAGATGCTTATATAAGGCTGATCGTAACAAGAGGTATAGGGGACTTAGGGCTTGACATAACTAAATGCAAAAATCCTACGGTTGTTATAATAGCTGATGAGATAGCTCTCTTTCCAAAGGAGATATATGAGAAGGGAATAGAGGTGATAACTTCATCCATAAGGGCCTCTTATGGGGATATTATTCCACCTCAGATAAAGAGCTTAAACTATCTTTCTCATATATTAGCTAAATGGGAAGCGACGAGGGCCGGTGTGGCAGAAGCCATTCTCCTTTCAAGAGAGGGATACGTTACGGAAGGTTCGGCGGAAAACATCTTTATAGTTAAGGATAAATGCCTGATAACTCCCCCTTCCTGGGTAGGGATATTGGAGGGAATAACAAGGGAAGCCGTTCTTGAAATAGCATGGGATATAGAAGAAGTGGAAGACATTATAGAGGATGTTTTTACAAGGTACGACCTTTATGTGGCTGATGAGTGCTTCCTTTGTGGTACTGCGGCTGAGGTTGTTCCTGTGGTTAAGGTAGATGGAAGGATTATAGGGGATGGAAAACCAGGGCCTATTACCCGGGAAATAATGAATAGATTTAGGGAGCTTGTTTCTAAGGAGGGGGTGGAGATATACCTTTAA